A portion of the Rhodopseudomonas sp. BAL398 genome contains these proteins:
- a CDS encoding NAD(P)/FAD-dependent oxidoreductase gives MRVAVVGTGIAGNAAAWALSRRYPVTLYERELRPGGHSHTVTVDYDGIPIAVDIGFIVYNEHNYPDLTALFAHLGVETVASCMSFAVSADAGRFEWKGGGSTWFDTAKGLFAQPRNLLSPSYLRMLRDILRFNERSVADFAAGRLAGLTLGDYFALRQFAPRLLTDYLAPMGAAIWSAPADRILEFPAENFIAFFNNHRLLHYDRPVWRSVKGGSQRYVEKLIAGNKERLRLGCAVTAVERTKQSVIVSDSHGNRETYDHVVIAAHSDQALAMLADPSDDERGILGDIGYAPNQVYLHRDPRLMPKRKGAWASWNFLRWRRDGTPLNDVAVTYWMNRLQGIDDARPLFVSLNPPFAPDPALTFGQYRFDHPHYTAAAFAAQKRLGEIQGQHNTWFCGAWTGYGFHEDGLRSGLAVAQALGAPVPWRGPPPEFAQAAE, from the coding sequence ATGCGCGTCGCAGTTGTTGGAACGGGAATCGCGGGCAACGCCGCCGCTTGGGCGCTGTCGCGCCGTTATCCCGTGACGCTCTATGAGCGCGAGCTGCGGCCGGGCGGCCACAGTCATACCGTCACGGTCGATTATGACGGTATTCCCATCGCGGTCGATATCGGCTTCATCGTCTATAATGAACACAATTATCCCGACCTGACCGCGCTGTTCGCGCATCTGGGCGTCGAGACCGTGGCAAGCTGCATGAGCTTTGCGGTCTCCGCCGACGCCGGCCGGTTCGAATGGAAAGGTGGCGGCTCGACCTGGTTCGACACCGCCAAAGGCCTGTTCGCGCAACCGCGCAATCTGTTGTCGCCGTCCTATCTGCGAATGCTGCGCGACATCTTGCGCTTCAACGAGCGCAGCGTCGCCGATTTCGCCGCCGGGCGGCTCGCCGGGCTGACGCTCGGCGACTATTTCGCGCTGCGTCAATTCGCGCCGCGGCTGCTGACGGATTATCTGGCGCCGATGGGCGCCGCGATCTGGTCGGCGCCCGCCGATCGCATCCTGGAATTCCCGGCGGAAAACTTCATCGCCTTCTTCAACAATCATCGCCTGCTGCATTACGACCGTCCGGTGTGGCGCTCGGTCAAGGGCGGTAGCCAGCGCTATGTCGAAAAGCTGATCGCCGGCAACAAGGAGCGGTTGCGGCTGGGCTGCGCGGTGACCGCGGTCGAACGCACCAAGCAAAGCGTCATCGTCAGCGACAGCCACGGCAACCGCGAGACCTACGATCATGTGGTGATCGCCGCGCATAGCGATCAGGCGCTGGCGATGCTGGCCGATCCCAGCGATGACGAGCGCGGCATTCTGGGCGATATCGGCTATGCGCCGAACCAGGTCTATCTGCATCGCGATCCGCGGCTGATGCCGAAGCGCAAAGGCGCCTGGGCGTCGTGGAATTTCCTGCGCTGGCGCCGCGACGGCACGCCGCTCAACGACGTCGCCGTCACCTATTGGATGAACCGGCTGCAGGGCATCGACGATGCCAGGCCGCTGTTCGTCAGCCTCAACCCGCCTTTCGCGCCGGATCCGGCGCTGACCTTCGGGCAATATCGCTTCGACCATCCGCACTACACCGCCGCCGCCTTCGCCGCGCAAAAGCGGCTCGGCGAGATCCAGGGCCAGCATAACACCTGGTTCTGCGGCGCCTGGACCGGCTATGGCTTCCACGAGGACGGCTTGCGCTCGGGGCTCGCGGTGGCGCAAGCGCTCGGCGCCCCGGTGCCATGGCGCGGGCCGCCGCCCGAATTCGCCCAGGCCGCGGAATAG
- a CDS encoding efflux transporter outer membrane subunit: MSKSLSGFVRSVRLVAGLAVAAATGGCILTADLPDPALDVPIGYKAAAASAVEAPPALDWWRGFRSKELTELIEEAQTVNLDIAAASARIIQADAQARIAGAALLPSISGSGGATRAKSSTASSGVTTSSGRTFNTFSSSLSASYEIDFWGKNHDAVLAAEQLSTANRFDRDVVALSTMAAVATAYFQVLAAQDRIRTAERNIGSAGRILDAFKQRLNAGTGSDLEVAQQESVLANQRAAVPLLRQTLTQNLNALATLVARPPELVRVAGGSLNRIGSPRVTPGLPSDLLTQRPDIRRQEAQLALATANVGSARAQFFPSIQLTGQGGYQSAALAALFTPQAAFYSAAASLTQPIFDGGRILGNFEYTKAQQDELLQTYRKTVVSAFADVDTALDAIRQTSERLRLQRIVVSSSRRAFGLAEQQLRAGTADIVTVLNTQLTLFQAEDALIQTQLSRLLAIVSLYQALGGGWEPKLERSVNAL, from the coding sequence ATGAGCAAATCATTGAGTGGCTTCGTACGCTCGGTCAGGCTGGTGGCCGGTCTCGCCGTTGCGGCGGCGACCGGCGGCTGCATCCTGACCGCCGACCTGCCGGACCCCGCGCTCGATGTTCCGATCGGCTACAAGGCGGCGGCCGCCAGTGCGGTCGAGGCGCCGCCGGCGCTGGATTGGTGGCGCGGCTTTCGCTCCAAGGAACTCACTGAGCTGATCGAGGAGGCGCAGACCGTCAATCTCGACATTGCCGCGGCGAGCGCGCGGATCATCCAGGCCGACGCCCAGGCGCGGATCGCCGGCGCGGCGTTGTTGCCGAGCATCAGCGGCAGCGGCGGCGCGACGCGGGCGAAGAGTTCGACGGCGTCCAGCGGCGTCACCACCAGTTCCGGGCGGACGTTCAACACCTTTTCGTCGTCGCTCAGCGCCAGCTACGAGATCGACTTCTGGGGCAAGAATCACGACGCCGTGCTGGCCGCCGAGCAATTGTCCACCGCCAACCGGTTCGACCGCGACGTCGTCGCGCTGTCCACCATGGCGGCGGTCGCCACCGCCTATTTCCAGGTGCTGGCGGCGCAGGACCGGATCCGCACCGCCGAGCGCAACATCGGCAGCGCGGGGCGGATCCTCGACGCCTTCAAGCAGCGCCTCAACGCCGGCACCGGCAGCGATCTGGAAGTCGCCCAGCAGGAGAGCGTGCTGGCCAATCAGCGCGCCGCGGTGCCGCTGTTGCGTCAAACCCTAACGCAGAATCTCAACGCGCTGGCGACGCTGGTGGCGCGTCCGCCGGAATTGGTGCGCGTCGCCGGCGGGTCGCTGAACCGGATCGGCTCGCCGCGGGTGACGCCTGGCCTGCCGTCGGACCTGCTGACGCAACGCCCCGACATCAGGCGCCAGGAAGCCCAGCTGGCGCTGGCCACCGCCAATGTCGGCAGCGCCCGGGCGCAATTCTTTCCCAGTATCCAATTGACCGGGCAGGGCGGCTATCAAAGCGCGGCGCTGGCGGCCTTGTTCACCCCGCAGGCGGCGTTCTATAGCGCCGCCGCCAGCCTGACCCAGCCGATCTTCGATGGCGGTCGGATTCTCGGCAATTTCGAATACACCAAGGCGCAGCAGGACGAATTGCTGCAGACCTACCGCAAGACGGTGGTGTCGGCCTTCGCCGATGTCGATACCGCGCTGGATGCGATCCGCCAGACCAGCGAACGGCTGCGGCTGCAGCGCATCGTGGTGTCGTCGTCGCGGCGCGCCTTCGGCCTGGCCGAGCAGCAATTGCGCGCGGGAACTGCCGACATCGTCACCGTGCTGAACACCCAATTGACACTGTTTCAGGCGGAAGATGCGCTGATCCAGACCCAGCTGTCGCGGCTGCTGGCGATCGTCAGCCTGTATCAGGCGCTGGGTGGCGGCTGGGAGCCGAAGTTGGAGAGGTCGGTCAATGCTCTTTAG
- a CDS encoding efflux RND transporter periplasmic adaptor subunit, which yields MLFRPDSGPATNASDVRPVASRTRRRMLALLVTAAILGGLGYMAWTSFHPKQTAGRVRPNLTVPVLAATPKVEDVPVYLDGVGAVRALNNVTVRAQVDGKLMSINFKDGQDVKAGDVLAEIDPAIYQAQYDQAVAKKAQDQAQLANAKIDLARYQQLAASNAGSKQQADTQKATVAQLEAQVRSDQAAIDNAAVMLGYTKVVAPISGRTGLRQVDEGNIIKASDATGIVVITQLQPIAVQFSLPQQQIVRVNAAAAKAPLPVDVFGNDGVTVVDSGTLTGIDNQVDSTTGTVKLKAEFPNARLQLWPGQFVNVRLKVDTLPQALVVPTSAVQRGPAGTFSYVIGEDDVVSARAVTVTQQNETEAVIAKGLTPTDRVVTTGFANLSEGAKVTIGSDEQTPTPDLAPPARKRRGEGKGAGQGSGKGSGKKSGEGHGGKRQGAAADGAAKTAQP from the coding sequence ATGCTCTTTAGGCCGGATTCGGGGCCAGCGACGAATGCCAGTGACGTTCGGCCGGTGGCGTCACGGACGCGACGGCGGATGCTGGCGCTGCTGGTGACCGCGGCGATCCTGGGGGGCCTTGGTTATATGGCCTGGACCTCGTTCCACCCGAAGCAGACCGCCGGCCGGGTGCGCCCGAATCTGACGGTGCCGGTGCTGGCCGCGACCCCGAAGGTCGAGGATGTGCCGGTCTATCTCGACGGCGTCGGCGCGGTGCGCGCCTTGAACAATGTGACGGTGCGCGCCCAGGTCGACGGCAAGCTGATGTCGATCAATTTCAAGGACGGCCAGGACGTCAAGGCCGGCGACGTGCTGGCCGAGATCGATCCGGCGATCTACCAGGCGCAATACGACCAGGCGGTCGCCAAGAAAGCGCAGGACCAGGCGCAGCTCGCCAATGCAAAGATCGATCTGGCGCGCTATCAGCAGCTCGCCGCCTCCAATGCCGGTTCCAAGCAGCAGGCCGACACCCAGAAGGCGACGGTGGCGCAGCTCGAGGCTCAGGTCCGTTCCGATCAGGCCGCGATCGACAACGCCGCCGTGATGCTGGGCTATACCAAGGTGGTGGCGCCGATCTCGGGCCGCACCGGGCTGCGGCAGGTCGATGAGGGCAATATCATCAAGGCGTCGGATGCCACCGGCATCGTCGTGATCACCCAATTGCAGCCGATCGCCGTGCAATTCAGCCTGCCGCAGCAGCAGATCGTGCGGGTCAATGCCGCCGCCGCCAAGGCGCCGCTGCCGGTCGATGTGTTCGGCAATGACGGCGTCACCGTGGTCGACAGCGGAACGCTGACCGGGATCGACAACCAGGTCGATTCCACCACCGGCACGGTGAAGCTGAAGGCGGAATTTCCCAATGCCCGGTTGCAGCTATGGCCCGGTCAATTCGTCAATGTCCGGCTCAAGGTGGATACGTTGCCGCAGGCGCTGGTGGTGCCGACCTCGGCGGTGCAGCGCGGTCCCGCCGGCACCTTCAGCTATGTGATCGGCGAGGACGACGTGGTGAGCGCGCGCGCCGTGACGGTGACGCAGCAGAACGAGACCGAGGCGGTGATCGCTAAGGGTCTGACGCCGACCGATCGGGTGGTCACCACCGGCTTCGCCAATCTGTCCGAAGGCGCCAAGGTCACGATCGGCAGCGATGAGCAGACGCCGACGCCCGATCTGGCGCCGCCGGCGCGCAAACGGCGCGGCGAGGGCAAGGGGGCGGGCCAGGGATCAGGCAAGGGATCGGGCAAAAAATCGGGCGAGGGTCACGGCGGCAAGCGCCAAGGCGCCGCAGCGGACGGCGCGGCCAAGACGGCGCAGCCATGA
- a CDS encoding multidrug efflux RND transporter permease subunit has protein sequence MSVSEPFIRRPVATSLLGIALLLGGLLGYWGLPVSALPQVDFPTVQVTTQLPGASPDVVASLITAPLERQLGQIPSLTAMKSTSSFGVSQVSLQFDLNRDIDGATQDVQAAINAAAGILPKNLPYPPTYAKVNPADAPVMTLALTSPTSSLRAMSDIADTLLAQRLSQISGVGKVTVLGGLKPAVRVQADLSRLAAYGISMEDLRSAIAGANVSGPKGSLDGSQQAYTIAANDQIAAADAYKPIIVAYRNGAPVTIGDVARIVDGLENDRTGGWYNGTPAVILDIQRQPGANVIEVVRQIRAEIPKVQRAIPAGVKLTVVSDRTVTIRASVHDVQFTLLLSVGLVTLVVLLFLRSMRATIIAGVALPLSLITSFGVMYFAGFSLDNLSLMALTIGTGFVVDDAIVMIENIVRHMEDGESPMQAALSGASEIGFTVISLTVSLIAVFIPLLFMSGLVGRMFREFALTLTIAVVTSAIVSLTLTPMMCSRLLKHAGEERQIPGLATISGWIDRSAESYHRTLLWVLRHQRATLVVTFVTIAATLVLYVVAPKGFLPLQDTASITAVTEAGPDVSFAEMQARQAETADAIKADPDVTGVVSVIGAGSVNPTTNVGRLVMNLKPRGERQADVSAVIARLKQRVAAIPGMTVYFQAVQDVQISTQSSRSQYQYTLTGTDAAQVGLWANNLVAEMRRDPLFRDVSSEAQNGGLRAALDIDRQRAGQLGVSIQAVNDTLNDAFAQRQISTIYGQANQYRVVLEAMPEYQHDPSVLSKLYVPGNNGAQVPLSAVATMTRTTAPLAISHYDQFPAVSLSFNLAPGAALGDAVKAVAAIEQRIGMPGAIVGLYSGDAAEFSKSLAGQPWLILAALVTIYIVLGVLYESYIHPITILSTLPSAGVGAILALMLFGQDLSVIGLIGIILLMGIVKKNAIMMIDFALEAERHKGMSSYEAIVQACRLRFRPIMMTTLAALFGALPLAIESGTGAELRFPLGISIVGGLLLSQLLTLYTTPVIYLALDRLNRRVERALPPAEPAPPIAKPAGETP, from the coding sequence ATGAGCGTCTCGGAACCGTTCATTCGTCGCCCGGTGGCGACCTCGCTGCTGGGAATCGCGCTGCTGCTCGGCGGCCTGCTCGGCTATTGGGGCCTGCCGGTGTCGGCGCTGCCGCAGGTCGACTTCCCGACCGTGCAGGTGACGACGCAGCTGCCCGGCGCCAGCCCGGACGTGGTCGCCTCGCTGATCACTGCGCCGCTGGAACGCCAGCTCGGCCAGATCCCGTCGCTGACGGCGATGAAATCCACCAGTTCGTTCGGCGTCAGCCAGGTCTCGCTGCAGTTCGACCTCAACCGCGACATCGACGGCGCCACCCAGGACGTCCAGGCCGCGATCAACGCCGCCGCCGGCATCCTGCCGAAAAATCTGCCCTATCCGCCGACCTACGCCAAGGTCAACCCGGCCGATGCGCCGGTGATGACGCTGGCGCTGACCTCGCCGACCAGTTCGCTGCGGGCGATGAGCGACATCGCCGACACGCTGCTGGCGCAGCGCTTGAGCCAGATCAGCGGCGTCGGCAAGGTGACGGTGCTGGGCGGGCTGAAGCCGGCGGTGCGGGTGCAGGCCGATCTGTCGCGGCTGGCCGCTTACGGCATTTCGATGGAGGATCTGCGTAGCGCGATCGCCGGCGCCAACGTCTCCGGTCCGAAGGGCTCGCTCGACGGCAGCCAGCAGGCCTACACCATCGCCGCCAACGACCAGATCGCGGCGGCCGACGCCTACAAGCCGATCATCGTCGCCTATCGCAACGGCGCGCCGGTGACGATCGGCGATGTCGCGCGCATTGTCGACGGGCTGGAGAACGACCGCACCGGCGGCTGGTACAACGGCACGCCGGCCGTCATCCTCGACATCCAGCGCCAGCCCGGCGCCAATGTGATCGAGGTGGTGCGCCAGATCCGCGCCGAAATCCCCAAGGTGCAGCGCGCGATTCCCGCCGGCGTGAAGCTGACCGTGGTCTCCGACCGCACCGTGACGATCCGCGCCTCGGTGCACGACGTGCAGTTCACCCTGCTGCTCAGCGTCGGGCTGGTGACGCTGGTGGTGCTGTTGTTCCTGCGCTCGATGCGCGCCACCATCATCGCCGGCGTGGCGCTGCCGCTGTCGCTGATCACCAGCTTCGGGGTGATGTATTTCGCCGGCTTCAGCCTCGACAATCTGTCGCTGATGGCGCTGACGATCGGCACCGGCTTCGTGGTCGACGACGCCATCGTGATGATCGAAAACATCGTCCGCCACATGGAGGACGGCGAAAGCCCGATGCAGGCGGCGTTGAGCGGCGCCAGCGAAATCGGCTTCACGGTGATCTCGCTGACGGTGTCGCTGATCGCGGTGTTCATCCCGCTGTTGTTCATGTCCGGCCTGGTCGGCCGCATGTTCCGCGAATTTGCGCTGACGCTGACCATCGCGGTGGTGACGTCGGCGATCGTGTCGTTGACGCTGACGCCGATGATGTGCTCGCGGCTGCTCAAGCACGCCGGCGAGGAGCGCCAGATCCCGGGCCTGGCGACGATCAGCGGCTGGATCGATCGCTCCGCGGAATCCTATCACCGCACGCTGCTATGGGTGCTGCGGCATCAGCGCGCGACCCTGGTGGTGACCTTCGTCACCATCGCCGCCACGCTGGTGCTCTATGTGGTGGCGCCGAAGGGCTTCCTGCCGCTGCAGGACACCGCCTCGATCACCGCCGTCACCGAGGCCGGTCCCGACGTCTCCTTCGCCGAGATGCAGGCACGGCAGGCCGAGACCGCCGACGCCATCAAGGCCGATCCCGACGTCACCGGCGTGGTCTCGGTGATCGGCGCGGGCTCGGTCAACCCCACCACCAATGTCGGCCGGCTGGTGATGAATCTGAAGCCGCGCGGCGAGCGCCAGGCCGATGTCTCCGCGGTGATCGCGCGGCTGAAACAGCGGGTCGCGGCGATTCCCGGCATGACGGTGTATTTCCAGGCGGTGCAGGACGTCCAGATCTCGACCCAGTCGAGCCGCTCGCAATATCAATACACATTGACCGGCACCGACGCCGCGCAGGTCGGGCTGTGGGCCAACAATCTGGTCGCCGAAATGCGCCGCGATCCCCTGTTCCGCGACGTCTCGTCGGAAGCCCAGAATGGCGGCCTGCGCGCCGCGCTCGACATCGACCGGCAGCGCGCCGGCCAGCTCGGCGTCAGCATTCAGGCGGTCAACGACACGCTGAACGACGCCTTCGCCCAGCGCCAGATCTCGACCATCTACGGCCAGGCCAATCAATATCGCGTGGTGCTGGAGGCGATGCCCGAGTATCAGCACGATCCCTCGGTGCTGTCGAAACTCTATGTGCCCGGCAACAATGGCGCCCAGGTCCCGCTCTCGGCGGTGGCGACCATGACCCGGACCACCGCGCCGCTGGCGATCTCGCATTATGACCAATTTCCGGCGGTGTCGCTGAGCTTCAATCTGGCGCCGGGGGCCGCGCTCGGCGACGCCGTGAAGGCGGTCGCGGCGATCGAGCAACGGATCGGCATGCCCGGTGCCATCGTCGGGCTGTACAGCGGCGACGCTGCCGAATTCTCCAAATCGCTGGCCGGCCAGCCCTGGCTGATCCTCGCCGCGCTGGTGACGATCTATATCGTGCTTGGCGTGCTGTATGAGAGCTACATCCATCCGATCACGATCCTGTCGACGCTGCCCTCGGCCGGCGTCGGCGCCATCCTGGCCCTGATGCTGTTCGGCCAGGACCTGTCGGTGATCGGGCTGATCGGCATCATCCTGCTGATGGGCATCGTCAAGAAGAACGCCATCATGATGATCGACTTCGCGCTCGAGGCCGAGCGGCACAAGGGGATGTCGTCCTATGAGGCGATCGTGCAGGCCTGCCGGCTCCGCTTCCGGCCGATCATGATGACGACGCTGGCGGCGCTGTTCGGCGCGCTGCCGCTGGCAATCGAAAGCGGGACCGGCGCCGAATTGCGGTTTCCGCTCGGCATCTCGATCGTCGGCGGCTTGCTGCTGAGCCAGCTGCTGACGCTCTACACCACGCCGGTCATCTACCTGGCGCTGGACCGGCTCAATCGCCGGGTCGAGCGCGCGCTGCCGCCGGCCGAGCCGGCGCCGCCGATTGCCAAGCCGGCCGGGGAGACGCCCTGA